The stretch of DNA ACAGTCGAGTCCGACCCAAAAAGCCCCGGAGGGGCGCCGCCAATCTAGCCTAGGGCGAAGTCGCGCCAGCGACGCAGCCCTAGGAAAAGTCGCCACCATGATCGCAAGCCCCGGAGGGGCGACCCAATAAGAGAAACGGTCCAGTCCAGCGTCAACGATCGATTGAATCGCACCAACCTGGGGCTGCGTCGCGAAGCGCGACTGCGCCCCAGGCTAGGTTGGGACGGCCCTCCCGGCCTGAGAGATTGGTGATGGCGGCGTTTGTTAAGGGGCAGACCGAATGTTGAGGCATCTTGTTGCTGCGCAACGTGAGCCAGTCTTGGCAGACTGGTCGGGCCACCCGGGGAATTCAAGAATCGTCCGGTCCGGTTCGTTATTCGGGCATTCGGATTCGATTCGTCATTCTGGTTTCGGCATTCGTCATTGGGAATGGACGCCGCATTCCCTCGGCTTGCGCCTCGGGTTAGTGTGGGATTTTTCGTCCGCTTTCCGCTTTGCCTTGCGGCCGCATTTCCCTCGCTGGCGCATCGGGCTACTACTTTGGGCGTTTGCCAGGCAGCCGGCGGATCGCCTATTTTCGCTATACTGCACCGGAGTCTTGGAATTGTAAGAGGCGGAGACGAATGGATTGCCCTTTGAATTGGACGCAACTGCTATCGAGCGAGCGGACCCGCCGCAAACCGGCCGGCGAGACGACGCCGTCGCGGCAAGTTCCCGATGGCGAACGGCGGACCTCGTTTGAGCAGGATTACGACCGGATTGTCTTTTCTCCCCCGTTTCGGCGGCTGGCGAAAAAGACCCAGGTCCATCCGATGGCCAGCAACGACCATATTCACAATCGGCTGACCCACTCGATTGAAGTCGCCAGCGTCGCCCGGTCGTTTGCCCGGCGGGTAGCGGCGCTGATCGCGCCGGCGGATCTTTCGGCCAAGCAACGGACCTCGATCGACTGGATCGTCCAGTCCGCCTGTTTAATCCATGACATCGGCAATCCGCCCTTTGGCCATGCCGGCGAAGAGGTGATCCGGACCTGGGCGCAGAAGCATTGGGATTACATCTTTCCGGCGTCGCTGCGCAATGACCCCGAGCGCCAGCACTGGACCGCGGAAGAGGAAGCGCAGATTCGGGCCGACTGGGAGATCTTTGAAGGGAACGCTCAAGGCTTTCGGATCGCCTCGCGGCGCGACAACCCGCAAGCCGGCTACTTGCGACTGACGTATGCCACGCTCGGCAGCGTGGTGAAGTATCCGTGGGGATCGGTCGACGCCAAACGCTGCGGCAAGCGGAAGCACAATTTCCATTCGCACGAGCGGGAGATCTTTGCCGAGACGTTCCAGTCGCTGGGGCTGGTTCGCGGTGACGGCAGCTATTGTCGGCATCCGCTCTCGTTTT from Blastopirellula retiformator encodes:
- the dgt gene encoding dGTP triphosphohydrolase → MDCPLNWTQLLSSERTRRKPAGETTPSRQVPDGERRTSFEQDYDRIVFSPPFRRLAKKTQVHPMASNDHIHNRLTHSIEVASVARSFARRVAALIAPADLSAKQRTSIDWIVQSACLIHDIGNPPFGHAGEEVIRTWAQKHWDYIFPASLRNDPERQHWTAEEEAQIRADWEIFEGNAQGFRIASRRDNPQAGYLRLTYATLGSVVKYPWGSVDAKRCGKRKHNFHSHEREIFAETFQSLGLVRGDGSYCRHPLSFLTEAADDICYRILDLEDAVAMHIFEQKRVHQLMLKITGNQENHWMGLAQLRGQAINQLVGEFWKVFESDYAAIMQGDRQDDLKSSLPSEFKEHLQQVAEMYEEIFGHRKKIVTELGAYRVLGRILRALLKTVESIGNASNYGELHFLSKNCAELAWSKEYVEANLDKSHAWWLGQVMDFVSGMTDNYATRLSRELDGLALEG